The DNA region TATCGCCTGACCCCTAAGCTTTTGAAACCTTCCATGATCCATCCAGTGATCTTGTCACAAATGCAACTTGAAAATACAACTATTAAAGCTGCAGCCTGGCCTCACATTTTCAGAAATCAAACTAGTCCTACAGATATCCTAGATTTATGGCAATGCCAAAGACCATCAGAGTAGCCCCAAAATTCCCAAAGGATTCTTGGCCCAGCAGCAATTAGAGAAAGCAGCCTGACTCTACGGTACTACAGTGTCAAGTTATTTATTTCCAAAGAATTAAATTTATAACAAGCCCAAAGCTCGGTAAGATTTTGTTTGACAAGTGTTAGATGATGTGAAAAATATTCTATAATATTTGTCTATATTTCTAGCATCTTATGTTATCTCCAGAGTTAGTTTTATAAATTAAGAGTCTTTTAAGTTTGTCAATTAGGATTACCCATCATGTTTCTTAAAAATTATAATCAGTACCCGTTACCTACGCATCAAAGATTGTAACTCATGAAAGTAAAAATTAAAACTCCGTTATAGTCAATCTTATAAAGCAACATTAAGGCTATAAGCAGCGTAAATTGTAGATTTAACTGTCATGCAATCATTTGTTTTAATCAAAGCATCAGAGTTTTGTAATCATGATCAGAAGACATACACTCGGGTAAAATTGTTTTGTTCCTAAGAGCATGTTACTAAAAGTGAAACCATGTATCTTTTGCATTGACTTAAGAATTTAAAACTAAATTATTATACAGGACATTTAACAATTTTGATATACAAATTTCAAAATATagttcatttttcttcaaatatTTTAGTCAAAGAGAACTATGGAATATCAAGACAACTTCAGTTAAAATATATTTAGCTATCAAAGGTGGACAGTACCTAGGTTAAAGTTCACCAATAATCCCGACAGGAGCATAGGCCATTTTTAAAATGGTGGAACCTTTTAGCATCTCGGATGATGAGTTCCCTTCCCACAAGATCAGAAATAATCTTTAAAGCAGTATGACAATCACCACAAACACGGAGGTTTTTAATTACTCTAATGGGAGAACGAGCAGAACTGTTGAGGAGACCATAAGCAACGGCAAGTCTCTCACTGTGGGCAAGGAGAGCATCTTCTTTGCCTTCCTGGTCTATGTCATGCAACACATATTTCGTCTCTGCAATATAGCCAGCTTCTTTCATTTGCACCCTTAAACCTCTAAGCAAAGCATATATCTTGTCATTTTCTGGATGGGAGGTATCACCTGCTCGATATTCATGGATTCGGCTCCGAACTTCTAGAAGATTTTTGCTTGCTAATTTGTTCTTCTCTTTGTTTTTTATTGAGTCTGGAGTTTCTTCGAGTAAAAGGCCAACTTTTGATTTCTCATTCAAACGAGAAGGATCCAACTTCTCAACTAATTCAGCACAACGATCCCCCAATTCGGTGTTTCCATGAACTCGGCAACTATTCATCAAAGTCTCCCATACCTCTACACTTGGTTCCATTGGCATCTTTTCAATGAACTCCAAGGCTTCACCAAGATGCCCAATACTACCAATCATGTCAACTAAACTGACATAATGTGCCATAGTTGGCACAATGCCATAGTCCCTACTCAGGGATTCAAAGTGCAACATTCCCTCGCCAATATCTCCCAGCATACTGCACGCACCAAAAACCCCAACAAACAGTTGGCCATCAGGTTTTAGTCCCAAGCTTTTAAATTGAGTAAATATATCAATTGAATCTTCTGCAAACCCATTCTTAGCAAGTTGCGTTATCATAGTATACCAAGTAGTCAAATCGCACTCAGTCATGTTCTTGAACACCTTGACTGCATCATCTACAGAACCACATTCAAAATACATCTCCAATATTTCATTGCATGTGCTGACGTTGAGAGGTGACAAATGTTGCAACGCATGTCTGTGTACAACTTTTGCCTCCTCAAGAGACCTAGCCTTCCTACATTGGTGCATTAATTGCAAACATCGATGCAAATCCACATGAATATGAAGCTTTTCCAACATTTGCAAAACATCAACTGCTTCCTTCACTTTACCCTCCATGCACAAACTATCCAGTTCCTCGAGTGTACCTCTATATGGACTATTATTAGATGCATCAACTGTTTTGCCATCAGGTTTTGGATTACTCGATAGATGAGATCCAACCGTTGATCTATGTGCTGAATTAAAATTTGGAGGATATCGACCGTCTACACTCTGCTGAGACTGTCCATAAGCAGAGTACTGTTGACCCATTCCATTACTCCTTGTGTAGTAGTCATTTGGTGTCTGCTGAAAATGACCAATGTTTTGGGTAACGTTCTGTTGACCCCTCTCATTACTTGTGTAGTAGTCATTTGGTGTCTGCTGAAAATGACCGATGTTTTGGGTAACGTTCCCTTTTGGATGTCCCTGATACTCTAAAGGCCTAGGAAACCTACATGCATTGGAAAACTCCACCTTTTCTCCAGATTCGGGTGTCCAGTTAGGTTTCTCAAAAGTATTAGGATGCATCCTAAAACCCCTTGAATTATCAACACCTACTCCAACATTATGTTGCATTTTCAAGTTGCTTTGAACAAAGTCCCCATTGACACTTCCGTTATGCTCTGCCAAATTATTCTGAACTACATTCTGAGTAATATTTACATGACCTCCACCTGCAGTTTGACCAGAAATTTGCTCTGAACTAGCATGATTAATCTGATTAGATCCACTTGCATTCTGCTGATAGAACCCAGCTTGATTTTGTTGGTATCCCGACGAAGCATCTGCTTTAAAACCACCGGAAAATTGAAAATCCCACCTTTCAGCAGCAGTGCAGATAGTCCTTGACATATAACAGCCATTGCACAACCTCAAAAGAGAACTAGCTGTTACTACTGAGGCTTTCCTAAAAGACATCATTAGGGATTTAGCATAATCTGAGAAAAGAGAAACTAGAATAATAAATAAAGTTAGTACATTATATCAAAGAAACAACATGTTTCATCACAACTCAATGAACTGATATAAGAAAGGTCAACTAAACTATAAACCCAATTTTGATAATCACATAATATGGGTAGTAGTAGATTGTAACATTAAAAACTAGTTAACACCCATTATGACAGAAAATTCGTAAAAGAACACAGAGAACAACTTATAACATTGTGAATTTCATTTCAATGATTTCTATTCAGGCAATTCCTTAAGGGATGGAATCGAAGTAAAACTAAATAAGCTTCTAGTTAGAATGAGAGAAAAATAAGCTATGAAGCATTAACACATACATCGAACACTACACGGACACAGATAAGAATAAGCCTAAACAACGACTGAAAGTTCTAGCTACCACATGTAACCAAGATACATAAAAAATCAGTAGCTATTCAATCTATGCTTTGAATGGCGCCGCTTTAGCGCCTAATCGGGGAATCTGGGGCGAAGCAGTTCTCCTTTGAAGGGGCGGCTATTGCGGCCGCGAATTGCACAAGTCCgagaattttttttaagaaaatcaATGAAAGAAGGAAAACCTGGAGAACTTTATCACTGTTTTTGGTGGCCGGAGACAAACTCAGGCAGCGCTTTCCGGCGGTTGAATTCAGTGCAAATGTTCGAACTTGTTTCGGAGACAAACGTATACAAGAGTTCGTTTGATGGAGCTGAGTTTCGTTGTTTTAGGTTTTAACTTTTAActaattgtttattttattcagtgtttttaattaattaaaattatttattttgttCTTGTGAATAAGAATGGGCCTTTTCCAAAGGAAGTTAATTGGGCCTTGTATTGGAATTCCATCTTCTTTTTTTTTGGGAATTTTATCCGACACATCTTAAGTTATACATGACACTTCCcatattttttaatataaaaaatatttctCATTTTTTTAATAAGAATATATTGGAAAAATTTCTCTCAGATACAACAAATACGATAGACCATTCAAAAAATtcgtataatatatatctagaataatatcatatGAGTGTTAATTCTTGGTGTTGACACAACGTAAGAGCCTAATGAcatcattatatacacatgtccaaatAAAATACATATATGGTACATGTTATACAATAGcgcctaaaaataaaaattaagatCTAGGTGTAATCTCTTCATTGCACACCATTCATAACGGAAGATCACAATGATCATAATCCTTTAAAACATTAACATACAACTTATCTTGGGTTCAATATGTAAAACATTTGAAAACAACAACGATAttgggatgagataataatctcagtgagttcccTTATCCTATGGATCCACTCGGCTCTATAGGGTTTCTACAAGATTTCTAACTCAAGTTTTCATCCCCCGTTACTTTTGTATCACTCACACAACGTAACCAAACTTAAGTATCTAAGTGATATTCGCAGTGTATGGAAACATGCCATTTGAGTTCTCATAACTCAGTTGATCACTATTCGAAAGCCACAGAACATTTATCCTTGAACGGACCTATGTCTAGGCCAGACTCGATTCGCGGTGGATATCGGACCCTCTATAGGACTCAAACCCAATTCAAGTGACTGTCACTCGTATGAGACTCGAACCCACTTGGAGTATCTTTCATTGTATGGTACTTTAACCTACTcaggtgtccacctttcccccataTTTTCCATGGTTGAGACTCAAACACAATTAAGGCATAAATCATTAGTGTCACATCCCCATTTACCGCTTTACGTAAGCCTTTGAAATGGTATGTGTACATCACTATCTGAATACGTGATTAGGGTTCACAATAATAATAGGACTTTCGGAGCAAGGCTCCTTACCAATTAGGACTTTCGAAACAAAGGTTCCTCACCAAAATGTCAACCAACCCTCATGGTATCCATCAGATACTAGGTGATACATTCACCAATTCTCATGTTACACATAAATTCTCAAGTAATCATATCCATCCATTCACATGTTCGATACAAAGCTTATTGGTTTATTAATCAGGCAAATTCTTTTCCGCGATACACACTGAGGTACCATTGCATCCAAGCATCACCACTTAAGTCAATTCACATCCTAAGTTATCTTTCTAAGTCATTAATCGAGTTATTCTCCTAAGATTTCCTCACTCATCACCATAAGGTTTTAAGCATCTTATTTCACAATCAACACAATAACAATACTTAACATATATCATAATATGGTTCATAACATTCATAAATCACGCACAAAGTAATATACGTGGTACAAGAATCACAGTCAAGTTATTATACAATTCATCTCAATCTATCTTATTCCATTTTCACGCCATAAGGAAAATGTCCACCCGATCATACTATGGTGGGAATAACTGAATTAAAAGGGAAATAATAGTGGAATGACTCACAGAGACTTCTCTCTATGTCATAGTACTTTATTTTATCATCTAACATATTTGTTCTCATAACAATCAGAGTTATCATTCCCATTTTATGGTGGAAACAAGGAAATAAAGTATTTACATTCACTTCAATTTCATCATACCATACATGATAGTTCATCAACACTATCTTATTAATCATTGGCATAAAAACATGTTTCTACTTCACTATCAAGTATACCATTGAAAGGGATTTCCAACACTTCAAGTCTCACATCAATCAGATACATAATTCTCGAGTTATATTGAAAATGAGAAACAACCATTTTTCTCAATGTTGTAAAGTTCGCTTAGCGAGCTGGTAGCAAATAGACTTCGTTGAGCAAAATCCTAGCGAACCAAGTCACTAGCAGACTTCCCCTATTTCACTTAGCAAAGTTCTAGCAAACGTGACAATATCAGGACACTAACATGACATATTTGGATGAGGAAAAACACTAAAATACCATGGTTTgacacaacaacaacaataataacatatAGAGGTCAAGTAATATCACTTAGAATTAAGAACAACAACAATGAGGAagcaataacaacaacaatgaGGAATCAAGAACAATAACAATTTCATCATGTCATGAtcaaacaacaaaaacaacaacaacataaaatcATAACTTCTCACACCTGAATTTCTCCCACCCAAGGCTAATTTATCTAGGAACTTACCTTAGATTGATTAAGATGATGAAAATGAGATTAAGTTTGtgaatatgatgatgatgatatggTGGTAAGCTTCCATGGgtcttcttcttcttttcttcttctcttctctttctctttttCCTTTAGGGGTTTTTCTTCTTTTCATTTTCTTCTTATCTACTTcttctttatttttttatttttttcttatctcttttcttctttctttctctatcacataaatatatatatatatatatatatatatatatatatatatatatatatatatatatatatatatatatatatatatatatatatatatatatatatatatatatatatatatatatatatatatatatatatatatatatatatatataaagtaaAGAGAGAcaaatatctcaattgatattttgtcttcTAGTATCAATTGCCCAATTACCAATGGTACCAAAAATAATTTTTCTTGTATTAATTAATAATTGTCAATATATTTTAATAAGGATTAATATCTTCTGAGTCCACTGGTTACTCTATTAATCTCAACTAACAAAATTTAGAGCACATAGAAGCTCAAATTATTCCAATTGAAAAGAGATAGAGAATATAGGAACTTAGTTGGTCTCAACTGGCAACCAATTGAGAATTTAAAGCAATATAGAATATTACactcccccccttaaattgaaattctcCCCCGAATTTCCTCCCCTCAATAATTAAACACTTCTTGCATCACCGTCCCAGGTAAATACTTGACTTTGCTTCAGTTAAATTCTCTGTCATACTCAATTTCCGAACTTGTCTTCACTGGCAAATTTAATTCTTTCACAAACTCTTGAAACTTTCTGGTCTTAATCATATTCTCATTCCAAAATTTGATTAACTTGTAACCTTGATCCTATTTAATTCATTTGACATGCCATTCTGAATCACTTGGTCAGAACTCCCTCTAGAATCCATAACTTCCCTTTCTTGCACTATGTTAACCAAAATCATAACACGACACCTTCTTCTGATTGGATACTCAATACTTATTAAATCTTCATGATATAATTTATTGATTTCTTGACTACACACAATACTAACGACTCTTCTCTCACAATTCCTTCAGTAATTAAGACAAACTTTATAAGCCATCAATTTATATCCTTATCAATTTCACTTAACCTGATCCTATATTATAAGCGTCTACACCCTATGTTTCACTTCTCATGTACTATTCCAATAGGATAACACACTTGGCACGATATTATTTTACATTCGTTCCTACGAGTAGTTATTTCTCTGATCCTCCATGAAACTACATTGCGCCCTTCCATTTATCGCTCTATATTGATTAGCTCATGGGTCCTCATAAGAGATTCAAATTTTTCCTCTGAGTACCTATTATCCCAAAACAGTCTTAGAACCTTACTACATCTACAAGTAGAACACTTTTCTTGTTGACATAATATGGGGAGTTAGAACCAGTATCTGTCAAAGATAGATATGCAGGAGTCACACGACTGCAATTATAAGAGTGTACAACATTCATAATCATCTTACACTGGTTCTAATTAATCCAATTTAGTATGAGTATATTTGGTTCTTATTTCCATAATTCATTCTAAGTTTTCTATGGTATTCTTACCCACTTATGGGTTCTACTTATATAGGATTCCAACCAACTAGAGAAATAATACCAACAAGAAATTTCAAGTCATCGATGAGACAACACTTCCGAGGAACTTTAAGCAATTTAGGATGCAACATCGAGTTTCCATACTACTCACAGAGTTATACAACACTATTACACATCTGGAGATAACATTGCACTTCCCATtcaaaatcattcatctcaaaCATCATGCTCCATCTCCCGCAATTCTAGCTCGTGTTCTTATTCATATATAATTTGAGTTACATGTTAAACTTTAGGAATATCTCATTCCCACTCTCGCATGGAAGGATAACTCGTGAATCCTATTAATAGGGTAGAGTATCATTATACATATCAAACACCACTCTCATAAGGGTCCATATCCAATGCCATGAATCTGAGAGAATTAACCAATGTCATACTATGACCAACTTGttataccccaaaatttgcccatcccttttcacttttcatcTAACCTATGACTTGATATTCATCTGTACTCATTCATACCTCATTCATGTGCATTATTCACTCATGTTAACACTTTATAATAATCATCATATGTTCAAAGTTTGTGGTTAACAAGAGCTAGGGTTTTCTTGTGGATCAATCCCTAGGATTATGGTATTGCTCATTGATCCGCTATCACACACGGGACAACAACGAGTAATTAAGATCGATAGTCCAGGGAAGCGACACTCGAGTATCATATCGCAAGGACTCTTGGAAAATTAACCAAATAAAAAACGAAATAGGGGGTTTTGTTTCGATTTAtaataagtgattataaaatacGTTGATCTACTGATTTGGTTTCCTAAATTATCATTGGTTAATATAATTTTCATGCCCTAAGCGGAGTATAATCCCTTTTCGATTATAGCAACAATAACAAGCGCATTGATTCTAATATATGACATGTGTTCCTAATTTATGAATTAAGCAAACATATTCTGAATTAAACAAATGGGTTAAGCACACATGAATTAAGCAAATGCGATTATAGAACATATATCAATCGAAATTAATCAACACATATTCTATAGAACTTGAATAAAGCATACATGACATAGAACAAAATATTGAAAGGGAAAAGACATTTGATTAAAAATTAAGAAACCTCAAAGTATCGGCGGAAACAAATTACAACAGATCAACCTTGTGAACTTTAGTTCTCCATGAAATTCGTATCCTAGCCTCTAATTTTGTGAATGCAGCATATGATTACTATAGcagtgaaagacctaatataataaaagggaaaCTCGGGCCCTTATGGGATCCGACCCAAAAATTACAAAAACCAGCCCaaactaattattttaattaagtcCAGAACTTCAAAGAATTATTCAACCCTCCTACACTTCGAATCATACTTtaacttcaacatgaaacttgtatcTCTTTCTCTTATCTTTCCAACTCATATTAGAATGCGTCAATCTGATTCACGTAGCTCAGGTTATAGTCTGCATAgtgacaaggtatcaaataactgTTTATGCTAAAAATAAAATACgaaaacaaaataaaggaaaaaataaacttaaatataaaaacacactaaaatagtaaaaatagTAGAATAAACTATAGAGTTGCCTAAGTACAATAATAGAAGAATATGCATCAAAATACACTGgtcaaattcccccacacttgaacttttgcactccaagcaaaattataaattcaaaactcataacagaaaaaaaaaaacaagagcaaaacaaaacatgcaattccAAAGGTTCTCAAGATACAAAGTGCAAACAAAATTCTAAGTCTAAGTCTCAAGAAAATGAAATTAGTAAGTAACTCTTTTGTTACATTCAAAGCAAATACGAAAAATAAattaccaaagagtacatcaaAAGCAGCAAGATCCTCACAAGATAAATTTTACTCAACTCTCAAGCGTTTAGGTTGattgtttacactcaaagcacaatATGAAAATTAGcactaccataagcttgaaaatATTCTAACATCCACAACTGAAttacatgcacacaaagatcaaaaaGTGTTTTATTAGGTTATAACTTAGTCAGAGTATGGGTGAGATAAATCTTCAGGGGTACTAAGCTAAGAATCAAAGGAAGAAAAAAGACATGAAAGAACTTGCAGGAGTTGAACTACATTCATCCACTTTCAAACAACAACTTTTCTGctatttttcttctcttttatcttctttttttctcttttttttttctttttcagaAGGAAAACATAATGACATCCTTCTTTGCTCTTCCCacttttttctatttttttcttcGTTTCCTACATATATagttttttcctttttttttccAACTTTTGAATGGAATATCATAACTATAGTTATTCAACCCTACATAACTCCAAACAAGACTTTTTCAACCCTATGAAtgggtgataacattgtttttcattttcagGCTTGTAATGAGTTTAAACAAAGAATGAGATAATAGGCTCAAAGAGttttcaaacaagggatgatattattCAATGTTGACTTTTTAGCTAAGTGGCTAAACCTAAAACAAAACAAGTTGCCTTTATtatatcagtgtgcacaagtaatCAATAGTTTCAAAAAGAGTACATTCAAGTTCTATAGACTAACAAACATGAGtgaaatcacacaagaaagaaagagatggatttttgaATGTTATCCATTAAAAGGCTCAAAATttcacaaggttaattgatccatcacaaatgatgtacaatttagagtttagtcctaCATGTCATACTAAGAATGCATAAAAGAATCAATCACATCACATCATAATTCTTTAATCAAGAGAACAACAAAAATACTCACAGTTGTAACTTAAAGACTACAGAAAAAACATGCATTTTCTTCATgtaagaaaacaaacaaaaccaaagaaactgaatgaaataaaataaagtaaGTGGTCCCCTCCCCCAtacttaaaacatacattgtcctaAATGAAATAACATAActataaaataagagtgagagaaaggaaagaacacacccgaggagtcaagaCATATAAATGATCGCATAAGCAAcctttcccaaagagagctctTTTACAGTCTC from Lathyrus oleraceus cultivar Zhongwan6 chromosome 1, CAAS_Psat_ZW6_1.0, whole genome shotgun sequence includes:
- the LOC127132150 gene encoding pentatricopeptide repeat-containing protein At4g32450, mitochondrial isoform X2; this translates as MSRTICTAAERWDFQFSGGFKADASSGYQQNQAGFYQQNASGSNQINHASSEQISGQTAGGGHVNITQNVVQNNLAEHNGSVNGDFVQSNLKMQHNVGVGVDNSRGFRMHPNTFEKPNWTPESGEKVEFSNACRFPRPLEYQGHPKGNVTQNIGHFQQTPNDYYTSNERGQQNVTQNIGHFQQTPNDYYTRSNGMGQQYSAYGQSQQSVDGRYPPNFNSAHRSTVGSHLSSNPKPDGKTVDASNNSPYRGTLEELDSLCMEGKVKEAVDVLQMLEKLHIHVDLHRCLQLMHQCRKARSLEEAKVVHRHALQHLSPLNVSTCNEILEMYFECGSVDDAVKVFKNMTECDLTTWYTMITQLAKNGFAEDSIDIFTQFKSLGLKPDGQLFVGVFGACSMLGDIGEGMLHFESLSRDYGIVPTMAHYVSLVDMIGSIGHLGEALEFIEKMPMEPSVEVWETLMNSCRVHGNTELGDRCAELVEKLDPSRLNEKSKVGLLLEETPDSIKNKEKNKLASKNLLEVRSRIHEYRAGDTSHPENDKIYALLRGLRVQMKEAGYIAETKYVLHDIDQEGKEDALLAHSERLAVAYGLLNSSARSPIRVIKNLRVCGDCHTALKIISDLVGRELIIRDAKRFHHFKNGLCSCRDYW
- the LOC127132150 gene encoding pentatricopeptide repeat-containing protein At4g32450, mitochondrial isoform X1; amino-acid sequence: MMSFRKASVVTASSLLRLCNGCYMSRTICTAAERWDFQFSGGFKADASSGYQQNQAGFYQQNASGSNQINHASSEQISGQTAGGGHVNITQNVVQNNLAEHNGSVNGDFVQSNLKMQHNVGVGVDNSRGFRMHPNTFEKPNWTPESGEKVEFSNACRFPRPLEYQGHPKGNVTQNIGHFQQTPNDYYTSNERGQQNVTQNIGHFQQTPNDYYTRSNGMGQQYSAYGQSQQSVDGRYPPNFNSAHRSTVGSHLSSNPKPDGKTVDASNNSPYRGTLEELDSLCMEGKVKEAVDVLQMLEKLHIHVDLHRCLQLMHQCRKARSLEEAKVVHRHALQHLSPLNVSTCNEILEMYFECGSVDDAVKVFKNMTECDLTTWYTMITQLAKNGFAEDSIDIFTQFKSLGLKPDGQLFVGVFGACSMLGDIGEGMLHFESLSRDYGIVPTMAHYVSLVDMIGSIGHLGEALEFIEKMPMEPSVEVWETLMNSCRVHGNTELGDRCAELVEKLDPSRLNEKSKVGLLLEETPDSIKNKEKNKLASKNLLEVRSRIHEYRAGDTSHPENDKIYALLRGLRVQMKEAGYIAETKYVLHDIDQEGKEDALLAHSERLAVAYGLLNSSARSPIRVIKNLRVCGDCHTALKIISDLVGRELIIRDAKRFHHFKNGLCSCRDYW